The Scomber japonicus isolate fScoJap1 chromosome 8, fScoJap1.pri, whole genome shotgun sequence genome has a segment encoding these proteins:
- the LOC128363010 gene encoding tumor necrosis factor receptor superfamily member EDAR-like — translation MEVFHHAVLLMVWCVLVQSEPSCDQAQFFHPNGSCVSCPVCGPGEQLSEDCGFGDGGDGVCMVCKEGRFSTDTDVTPCKRCTQCNLLNRLEKTKCLSTSDALCGQCLPGYYELRSITGEVELPCVPCYNHDTVHKECFLLTAQGSKADIAVTVSRGNFKEPKDKRVKEETFSMVLIGSATASLIFLIALLLWAFLLTAERFKQVPEYCPGPKGLFSEADIQLPPLSSPKPTEHPSQILALAEDSPRCLSSISHEKEVHPTSIVINVTTNIKSSNQKKESSHISQEDQQSSCYSMEEMEQKLQKIWEMAQGQGIEMLDYDSIQDLSLLLDSSDNRNLLRRLGRSLGVPPQVIAHLQGFQDLFQYLRTSTYTLLPQLAQAAALLPNPEVVARIHRAVANK, via the exons ATGGAGGTTTTTCACCATGCTGTCCTGCTCATG GTTTGGTGTGTGCTGGTACAATCTGAGCCCAGCTGTGATCAGGCACAGTTCTTTCACCCTAATGGCAGTTGTGTTTCATGCCCTGTATGTGGGCCAGGAGAACAGCTCTCAGAG GACTGTGGCTTTGGTGATGGCGGTGATGGTGTCTGTATGGTGTGTAAAGAGGGGAGATTCAGCACGGATACAGATGTGACTCCTTGCAAAAGATGCACACAGTGTAATCTGCTGAACCGCCTGGAGAAAACAAAATGCTTATCCACCAGTGATGCTCTGTGTGGGCAGTGTCTGCCAGG GTATTATGAACTTAGGAGCATTACTGGGGAAGTGGAGTTGCCCTGTGTGCCTTGTTACAACCATGACACAGTACATAAGGAGTGTTTCCTTTTGACAGCTCAAGGCTCCAAAGCAG ATATTGCTGTCACTGTGTCCAGGGGAAATTTCAAAGAACCTAAAGACAAAA GGgttaaagaggaaacattttcaATGGTCCTGATTGGCTCAGCAACAGCTTCATTGATTTTCCTTATTGCTCTGCTGCTTTGGGCTTTCCTCCTGACTGCTGAGAGATTCA AGCAGGTTCCTGAGTACTGCCCAGGACCTAAAGGTCTGTTCTCTGAAGCAGACATTCAGCTCCCACCATTGTCCAGCCCCAAACCAACAGAGCACCCATCACAGATACTCGCTCTAGCTGAAGATTCCCCCAG ATGCCTGAGCTCCATTAGTCATGAGAAGGAGGTGCATCCTACTTCTATTGTGATTAATGTCACCACCAACATCAAGTCCTCCaatcaaaaaaaagagagctctCACATCTCACAGGAGGATCAGCAAAGCAGCTGCTATTCCATGGAGGAG ATGGAGCAAAAACTACAGAAAATATGGGAGATGGCTCAAG GTCAGGGTATTGAGATGCTGGACTATGACTCAATCCAAGACCTATCCCTGTTGCTGGACTCTTCTGACAACAGGAACTTGTTGAGAAGACTGGGGCGTTCTTTGGGTGTCCCCCCTCAGGTCATTGCTCATCTCCAAGGCTTCCAGGACCTCTTTCAGTACCTCCGCACCTCCACCTACACACTGCTGCCTCAACTGGCCCAAGCTGCTGCTCTCTTGCCTAACCCTGAAGTTGTTGCTAGGATACACCGAGCTGTGGCCAACAAGTGA